AAAATGTGATTCTGAGGATGGGGGCCTATAAATATCTACAAACTTAGATGCttaaagtcaataaaaacaactttagcCCCATTTTTAGATAGAGAAAAACGTATTTTAAGAGATTAATCATCAGTGCAAAATGTGATCAAcagcatttattttccttttttgaggaATTAAACAGCAGACAACATTACTTCAGTAACACAGGGCGGGGAGAGCCACTTACTTACACATCACTTCATGCTTCTCCTTGTCCATGTTAAGTTCTTATCAAGCGCACTGACACTCTCTGCAACATTGAACATGTAACACCAGTTTTAGTTTGCATGCATTCTAGTTTGGCCAACTGCAGGCAACTACACTTCAGTGTTTGTAAACTTGATCATgctcataaagaaataaaacattaaatgttgcatgaatgattttatatatatatatatatatatatatatatatatatatatattgctttaaaTGAAACGTTAAATGTTGCAATGTTGCATGAATGGTCAGTGAACTATATATCACTTCATTACAAAGTCTAATCCACCACAGGAACAcatcaactttattttattaaactgatTACCAAGTTCTCCCTCTCCTTCATAAAACATAAAGGCAACTTTCCTATGAggtttgtatttttcttcagtACTTATCCAAGcaagtttaaataaaatgtaacaaaggATATCTCATATTTAGCTTTGGGTTAGCTCATTTGGAGAATAAAACTttacgcaaacacacacacacacacacacacacaaagaaagaaacattgtaGTCATTATTGATGGTGAGCAAGAAGCCCAAATTCCCAGGGGAACTTTAATTTTGCCCCCTCTAAGATAAGTTCTGTTAGAAATAAAAGACAGGTAAGGCTCCTTTACATAAATGTGGAAACAGTAATGGCTGCCATGATTGTTAGGTATCTTTAAAAGTGGCTCTAAAATCATCTGATGATCCAAACATCACAAGCATATGAAAAGTTTCAGGTTTCTGGCACTGCAATGCTGGGGGTGCTGTAACAAGAAAGCTATTTCCTGACGTTTTGATGTCTTACTCTTGATGTTCAAGCAGAAAGTGTCTCCCTCCATTCGATGCAATAAGCTGGTCTATGAGAACTTGAGAGAGCAGGGATGAAGGAGTTCCCAagttacatgtacacacacaaatggatccatataataaatatatacagcaAATAAAAAGGTTACATACAATTTAAAACCCTTCAACCCCTGCTTACCGAGTGCCAAATCTAATCATTGGTTttgcttaaaggaaaaaaatccctgatACTATACACTGCATTAGGAATTAACACACTGACCTGAATCCAGGTTAAACAAATACATAACAAATATTAAGGTCAATAAAATAGATTCAAGTCACtgcaatttcattttatatttgatacatttttccttttaccCAGGATCAGCATGAGTGCTATACCAAaatgtaattttacattttaaatttaaagtattaCCTTTATTGAGTTTTCAATTTTGGAAAGGTTTCAATCCAGTATTATTTATATAgctatatatctatctatttataccTAAGAAAAATGAGAGGTCAGTATAATCAGCACGAGCTTTTCCACCAGTCTCAATTCCCAGCCTGCTTCTTTCCACCCAGCATTTTACATTAATTATTACTTGTAATTTCAGAGCAAATTATCCAGACCACATCTTTTGGACCAGCCAATGATAGAAGCTAAATCTCAAATGCTATTCTGAAGAAGTGTCGAGTAAATAATTTTGGTAATCTGCAAGATGGCTGCATGCAGTGTATACTGTATTATAACAGCACCAAACCCTTTATAAAAACCAAATACTCCTTCCTCCTGCTTAATAGTGTTTATACAGTCTCTCATTCCCTCATACTGAGTATTAATTGGAAGTACTTCATAGCCAAGGTCTGTATTGTCAATTATTGTGCGTGTTCCTTGAATATGAAGGCGATGCAGAACGGTTTCCAATGGGTAAAGTATAACGTCAGAGCAAAGGCTGGCGGCAAAGTTAGCAATAAGTTCTGGAAAATAAGCATCCAGCATACTCTGCATGGGGCTAGTACTCTCAGCTAGGTGGCTATTATAGGTCTTTCTCTTCAGAATTAGGAGGACAATCTTCTGAATGATGGAGCTGATGATGTAATGAAGGACTCCATGAAGGACTGTCGGGAAGATCAGTGAGAGCAGTGGAAGGAGGCGTTTGCTGTGAGGCACTCCCAAGCCTATTACTCTTCCAATCCCTTCTTTAATACATTCCAGGATGCCAGTATTATCTCGGATTATCTCACTCTGaaacaaaaatgatgaaaaaggtacaattttatttaaaaaaaaaaaaagatttattttgtttcatgtgtgtggCTGTCCTGCCTGCATATGTATCCATGTGCATGCACCGCCTACTGAGTCCAGAAGAGGTCATCATCTCTCCCggaactgagaactgaactctccAGAAGAGCAAGTAGTCAGTGTATCTTTACCCTGAGCTCTCTCCAGGATCACCAacttaacagtttttaaaaattgtcatcaaaagaacTGTTATTAGGTCCCTTTGAGATAAATGTAttgacaaaggaagaaaacatccaTGATTTACTGACTTCAGCTATGAGATTAGATTAGTACtatcttcatttttcaaagaaaatatcaaaaagagaCAGCAATGAGCAGGACATGCTCCACCTGCAGTCTACCTACAATGACCTTCAGCTCCTCGCTGAACCACCCAACTAGCCACTTCCCACTTACTGTTCCAATGTCTATCCCAGTCCACAACTTGGTAAATTTAAGCCTGGTTTCTAAAACCAGTACCCTGGCCTAGGCCACCCCTGCCTGAAATTCAACCAGCCTCTAGGCTTCCGCCAGAACCCGCCTTACCTGCAACCACCTACAGGCACCTTCTGTGTCACATTCAACCTACCCCACCCAGCCATACTTTGCACATCTTTCTCCAGAGTCTAGCCCCTAGAGGTCCCCTGACCTCCCCATCCACACTTTCTCCCCAGCTGGCCAGATCTTCGCGCAGGTCCCACATCCAATGTCCTAGCCTACTTTGGCCTGCTCTGCCTGCACAAGAAAAATATCCCTGGGCTTTGGGCAGGACCCTCTTTATCTACTCCCCCACCCACAGGACCATTCTATACCATATGCAACCTTTTCAACTTCATTCTCCAGACTGAGACCAGGAATCACATTCTGTACACCAGTGCAGTCCCTTCTGTCCCCAGCTCCACTCTACCCAAGCCATTTCCAACCTCTAGTCCAAACCTGCCCCCACATCCTCTCTTTTAATTCAATCTACTCTGTCCATATCGGATTCAGAACTAAGGAAAGAAGCTCACATGACCAGATCTCATTGCAAAAAATCCCAATTACATGACAGATCAAGTCAGTATCTTCTCTCAAAAGCCTGCAGAAATGTTTGACAATGTGAATTACCTAGATAAACCCAAGGATACAAAATTTGAAAGAACAATCATAAAATTCATCAAAGATGAAACATTAAAACagacaacacaaagaaaattcagaatattataaatgattgttttataCATTGTCTTACTCCATTAAGCTGGAGaccctaaaagaaatggattaatttctAGATTTAGGTAAATCactaaaattaaaccaagaagtcAACAACCTAAACAGACCCTAACAAATGAGATTGAAATTGTAATAAAAAGCCTTCCAGCTAAAAACATCCCAGGATCAGATGGACTtacagcagaattctaccagacaaTCAAAGAAAATCTACAGCCAGTCCTTCTTaaaccatttaaaacaaaaacaaaaacaggacagCAGTCTAAAACTACTCCTACAAAGACACCATCACTAAATACAAACACCAggtaaagacaaaacaaaaagaaaactacaagTCAATCTCCCTGATGAACATAGGctcaaaaatattcaataaaatacttcttaacagaatacatacatacatcaaaaAGATTACCCACTatgaccaagttggctttatccctcaaatgcagggatggttcaacataagcaagtaaataaataatgtactAAACCACATTAATAGActtacaaacaaaaatcacatcaTCATCTCAAAAGATTCAGACAAGCCTTTGAAGAAAATCCAACATGCCTTCATTATAAAAGTTCTAGAGAATGTAGAGCTAGAAAGAACAAACCTCAACACAATAAAAGTTATTTACAAGAAATGTGCAGCCAATATTTTCCTAAATTGAGAAATGCTTGAAGCAATCCCATTGAAGTCAAGAACTAGACAGGGATGTCCACTATTCCCAGTCCTTTTCAACATTGTGCTTGAAGTACTAGTTGGAGCAAATTGCCAGAGAGTTGGGGAGCAAtagagggagaaaagcagagtaCAGGTGACCTAATTAGGGAAATGGGAAAGAAGGGCTCTACAGGGAAGGGGTAGGGAGGTGAattcagaaaaaggcaggagAAGGGTACAGGTGGTCTGGTCATGGAAACAGGAAAGGGGCTATTTAGGAAGGGAGGAAAGTACactcagaaaaggaaggagggagggaggggttaaaataataataaggacaTCTGAAAATATTATAAGGAATTAtactgtcaattatatttttaaaaaatgtataatacaTGGAATTCtgtgtataatatacatatatagtttaaataaactTTTCTCATTTACCTCCAATAACCAAAGACCACCTAGCAGAAACCCCAATACTAGACTGAgttctcttttgagttgttggccaggaTTGTCGAAGAAACTCTCAAAACATACAGCCTATTGCTATTGCCCTAAATTACCCCCCAAAGTGGGAAGGtaatccctattgctgaagatttcatgcacttcagaaacagggCCCAGAGACCCCTGATCTGGAATTGGCCTGAATAACtcttcctggaagagcagctttcATGGTACTACAAGTAGCCATACAAATTGCCTAAGGAGGGACCAACAGTCCAACTCAGCTATGCTGGATAAGAACCACAATAACAAGCATGGCAAGATTACCTTAAGGGCGCAGTAGTGGTATACATTCCTTGGTGTAAAcaatagctctctaattggacttaagacctagCAAGAAGGAAACAGTATCTAGTgctagaaacctagccaactactccATGTTATAAAGTCATGGATCTTGTAACAGAAACTACAAAACCACTTTACTAAACAAGCATAATAACTAAAAACAATCCAAACATTTGTCCTTACCCACAGATAAGTCAATCGTTAACAAAGAAACTACCATTTGCATCatatggagaccattacagaaaattatAACAAATCAAAATACAAGAGTTGTGGATCAGTCCCACGGGATGGATATATTTACAAACCACTCCTACACCTAAGGTTCAGCGAAAATTGCAGAAGGGGTGAAAGATTGTAAAAGGCAGAGGACCAGTGATTTTGCTATAAAATTGTGACTCctggtaatgtcagaagctacagcCATCAAGTCTAACCAACATgactaaacatgagctgaacaaggataacagcaacagaaatgccAAAGTAACGGGAAAGAGTTCATGAGGCTCGACCCTACACAAAAAAACAACAGgcgaggctggagaaatggctcagaggttaagaacattgcctgctcttccaaaggtcctgagttcaattcccagcaaccacatggtggctcacaaccatctgtaatgaggtctggtaccctcttctggcctgcaggcatacacacagaaagaatattgtatacatagtaaataaataaaaattttggaaaaaaaaaaaaaaacaggcaacaaagaaacactgagagcgggagaaatagtcttctccaagaatgagcacaccaactggttctccaataccaaatggtcagcactgaaaacacacatatgagtatcattatatagactgagcaggttatatttagaaatatatgtctatacatacacacaaatgaatgtaATGGCAAATAAAGGAGTTCATGAAAGAAGCAAAAGGGGATATATGGGAAAGtttggagagaagggaagaggaaaatggtGTGATTATaatatattctcaaaaataacagaaaagaaaaagaaaagacagcaatGAAGTAGACAGCTATTCTTGTGGGGAACTGAGATACGACAAGGGGGGTGGAAAGTCTGACTAATCTGTTTCATGCAAACTCCTCAAAACACTCAGAAGCATAGCATGTGAAAAGGCAACGGAGGATGTTGAAATATCACTGATGTATGGTTTTAAATCCTGTCTCCTTAACTTACTGCTGTGTAACAACTGTTACTATATTTCGCATCTCCTAAGCATCAGTTCAGCATTCTATAAAAATGGAAGATGGTATAACCTATCATTTATATGGTTGTTCTGTAATAGCTTCCTccaagattgaaacattccatcctgggGAAAGCTCCTAAAAACAGGAAGGTACACaaatcaaaatagcttcaggaagtccctgaaactgaccaaattCATTAGACCCCTtcctgccagagtaagcaataaaagctgagaaTCATTCTCAGAGGAGTAGAGTTGAACTGCAAAGACTCTCAGACAAGCTAAACTGCAGAGAAGAGTCTCAGATACTACAAGCTACAAAAAAGGCTGTGAGCCCAGAGCAGCTgcatggaagaagcagaaaccagtcGAGTTGCCTAGAAGAGGTTTAGACCGGGTctttggaaaggacactctccaacctattgagctgcctgcaggctatgTACTGTGCTCCAGGTTCCCGGCTTTGTAAGCTGTCACCACACTGCTGCAGACTTTGCTGATGTAGCTATCTTTGTGTCATTTCTGCTACTGTAAATAACCCGTCAACTATACTCTagtaactccaataaaactcattggttcaccaaggtGGGCTTTGGTGGTATCTGTAGTTTGGTCTGTCATGAACTTCCTATATGGGGTAAGTAGATGTGTGTTACATCTCTCCAATAAAAACTTTGTCATATTAAATAAAAGAGGCCTGGTACTCAGtacatattcaataaatgttaaGACTAATATCGCCTGAAATGTCTGCCTTTTCATAATGTTCGTTAAGAACAGAATGTTTATGATACAAACAATAGAGTTCTAGAGAGTCAAAAACAGAAGAGCTAAAACATCAATATAGCTGCAGCAACAGTCACAGAAGAAtagaatatgaaattaaaaatggcAGACAATGGCTATAAGATGTTTTAGATCAGGGTATAATCTTTGGCTTCTAGTCATATGAGAAATAACTGCTTAatttaaagcaaaagaacaaactggtgcaatttaagctttaaaataacACTGCCTGTTGTGCCTAGAGTAACAAAAGCGGACGGTAAGCGTGATAAAGTTCCGGTGACTCCCCAGTGAAGAGGCAGTGGGGCTGGCCTACAAGGCAGCAGTGCAAGCCAATCAATCCAGTTGTGCTGCTAAGAGCAGAGTTACGGAAACTACTGCTGGACTACATTTGTGTGTCATCAAAGAAACAAGGCAGAAtggccaaggggctggagatgcagctcggCTGGTAAAGGCCTTAGCTAGCACGCATAAGGCCCTCGTTAGatctccagtaccacataaacccAGGTGTGGCCGCAAATCCCTGTagtcacagcactagggagatagaCACTGGAGGTTCAGAAATTCATGGCTACCCTTGACCATCTTAATGAGTttttttaggccagcctggggtacacaaaAACTTGTCTCATGCAAGGCTGTTGGTGAGAGACACTAGCAAGGTAAGTGAAAGGCGCTGCTTTGCTGAGTCAAGGAACACTGCAGGGTTGACATTCTGAGAGGAAAGACTAAAGTTCATAAATCTTGGCATCAGTAAGATGCTAAGCCAGATTATAAGAATAAGATCCAAGCTAGACACACACTAGAAGTCTTCACGAAACAACTATTATTTTGAAACCTTGAGGCTAAAATAAGTTCACCTGACTGATTAGCCCAGTTTGCTGCCCCTAACTATGGCCCCTTtcctatgtgattttttttccaatatcaTCAGCCAAAGTGATTCTAATAAAGATAAGAATCAGATTAATCACTGTTCTGCTCAAATCCACATCTCTTTAATGCTTACATTAGTTATTACAATGATGGGGCCCCTCTTACTCCTCTAAAGTAATCAACTATTTTCTCTCGTTTATCCAGAGCCAGTCCTCACAACTCATCAAACCAGGTGATACAATCTCACTTAAAGGTCTTTGCATTTGCTTTCCCTCTGctcaaaatattcttcaaaataatCATGCCTTTCTTAGCCTTAGACCTTTGCTCATTGAGGCTTTGCCTGATCTTCTTTCACAAATATTAATTGTCCCTCTCTACCCACAACACCTCACCCTCGCTCTGCTCTCTTTAACACAACTTTTCTCTCAGATAGAGATGTGTCTTGTTTATGTCTAACCTCCCCACAGGCTTTTAAGTTCTACAGAAGTGGAGGATCTTTGTCAGTATTATTTGCTAACGTATATTATACAAGTCTATGACCCTCTCTGATACAGGTTgtttctcaataaatatttgatgaattaagaaaaataaatttaaaaaagatagaagagagaagTTAATAAAAACTTTGATACAACACTATTCTGAGAAGTCTGAAATTGATCTTGGGGAATCAACATGGTCCCTTATTTTAGTAAAGGGACATAACTACTGTAACTTAAACACTATAAACTTTCAAGTGCATATAGACAGAACTCAAGGATACTGGATACTGGATTGATCATCGGGAAGTAGTTCTCACTCAAGCATTTTAAACAGTGATTCTTCTGGTGATCTAcatatctccaaaaaaaaaaaaagttctctaaGAGGTCAAGGGTTCCCTACAAGGGCACAGGAGCACAGATGATTCATTCGGTAATGAGCAAAAGACAGGGGAAGAGTGAGGTCCCCGGTTAGGAGAAGGGACAGTCTTAGATGCCTGCTGATTCTCCAAAGGCATGATAGCCTATTAGTTATGCAGaatcaaagccaaaaaaaaaaacccctaaaactAGAGCTTAGAAGATAGCAAGTTAGTACAGATAGAAATGGGGGGAACTCCCTTTGAGGGTAACAAGGTTGCCTGAAGAAGCTGAGTCTGAGAGGAAGACTAGAAGAGAcaagatgcacagacacacagagctcCCTAAGAGCTGAGAACAGATAAAAAGCAGGGAGGACCCAAGACTGAGACAGGTACAAGAAGTGATGGAAGAAAATGAGGCTACCGAAAGAAAGATGTTCACCAGGGCAGAACcctaaggaaagaaagagaagcttgTCAATACAGACAAAGGGGGTGGAAGGGAAAGCAGGGCACTAACAAGTGAGACACTGAGGACTCACACAGTACAGCGTTAAACAGAGACAAGCAAAAACAGCACAGAGGAAAAGCTATTACTGCAATCTGGATATCTACATAAATATAGGAATTGAGTTATTAAATACTATTCCTATTCTGTGGAAGATAAAAATtgcaatttaaaatgatttttaaaaatctgtctaaAATCACAGTTCTAATTTAAATAGACAAATATGACTGTGGCAAGTCTGTCCCATGCTAAGACCTCTTTCCTGATATAGCATGTTGCTTAGTTATtctgatagtttttcttttttttttttttttggtttttcgagacagggtttctctgcggctttggagcctgtcctggaactagctctgtagaccaggctggtctcgaactcacagagatccgcctgcctctgcctcccgagtgctgggattaaaggcgtgcgccaccaccgcccggctaattctgatagtttttcttatctttaaagtGGGACTACCTCATGACACCTAGCTCTGCAAAGTACAcagcaccaccactacccaatGCAAGAGGACAGGCAAGTCTGTTTAGGTCATAAGACGTTAATTTCAGTTAACCAAAGTTAGTTctaacagcaacagcaaaaccaGAGAGTAATGATGTAGTGGGGACAGcaaattaagagaaaacaaaacaagaatcagAAAGGCGAGGCTGGCCCAACAAGCAGTTTATAGAGCAGGCACTGACACAGTGGGGAACGTGTTCTTGAAGATCAGGTGCTGGCAACAGAAGACAAGCTGTATAAACACTTTCATCTCAGTTTTAGCTGTAAAAGATGGTGAGGCTACGAAATTTAATTCAGTGTGCTTCAAGTGCCACCGTGTGGTTAGAAATagtaaaacaagcaagcagaatTTAAATGCTAACAAGAGACTGCTTAAGCTTTGTATTTATTGTACCAACAATGTTCCATCAGAGGgatgtttaaaaataatgctgttaGTAAATTACCTACGGGTACTACCTTATACCCAGACAATTATTAATGAACTTGCTATGATACTCCATAAGCATTTTAAATTGTTCTTGCACCTTGAAAGAGAGTTATATATTCAGAACAAGTCATAGTTTGGGTTCTAGGATACCTGAATGAAGACTgtatgggaaggagaaaaataaataaaactgtgtaACCCAAATTTACAATGGAAATATTACACCAGTGGTAATGTATGATAAATACATGTATCtgtgaaataaacatttaaaatcagaCATGCGCAGTATACTGAATATTCTAAAGGTACTTAACAAAAGTTACAAGAACAGCTCACCTGTACTGTTTCAATCAGACTTGCTGAATAAAAAGGCATGGCCACCACATATGTTAGGCTGCAGAAATAAACCAAACTTTATCAGTACAACAAAGtaaattataatgaaattttaagatCTGTGTTAATGTATTCACCTAATACACATTCAAACCCAAAATGATCTTGATAAATTTTCTACTATACTTTGGACCTAGTGATAGTAACTCAGAATGCTGAAACACAGAGTACtttaatgaatagaaatggaaattaaaaagtaataataataaagacaatctgcccaaaaaaaaaacctagattaTAGATTATACCTTCAGCAGAATGCAGACTCATTTATGATTAACTGTATGGACGTCAACCCGCTCTTCCTAGTGCTGCCTCTGTTTCTGAACCTTTTGGATGAAGAACTGTTCCACAGTCTGGTGTTTTACTAATATCTGAACAAGAATAATTTTTGCTATTCCCTTATTATCACGTTCTATGTCTACACTTCCCATCAGCAGACTAAGCCAGCTTTTAACTATGAACAAAGTTCCCTGTTATTATGGAAAATAAGATTGTACAGCTTTCCAAAGTTGTTTCCTCATCAATATTGTAACATTACTGCTTTGCAAGTCTGCAAAGTATagttattaaaaatcatttcaagGATGGGACTAAGCTAACAACATCCTTAGGGGCCAGGTCCTCATAAGTATTGGCCTCCCAGACAAATGGAACATCAGCAAGTGACTATGTGCTAGACTGCCCCACAGAGGGAGCCAGAAAGCTAGAGGAATTTCCAATTcacaatcttaaaaaataaaataaaataaacttctaaTATGTAAAAATAGTCACTGAGTAAAATCACTTTAGACTATAACGTGACTATCGTTTTGAGTTTGCTCTTCACCACATACATTCATATCTCTGACTAACAGCAAGACAAAGGTTTAGTATCCCTTCTATCAGAAATCCTGGATCAAATGTGTTTCAGATTTGGGGAAATTTGCATATAACTAACTAGAGATCTTGAGGATGGGAACCA
This sequence is a window from Microtus ochrogaster isolate Prairie Vole_2 chromosome 18, MicOch1.0, whole genome shotgun sequence. Protein-coding genes within it:
- the Slc25a46 gene encoding solute carrier family 25 member 46 isoform X1 translates to MHPRRPDGFDGLGYRGGVRDDPPFGGPFHARSFGSGTDLGHWVTTPPDIPGSRNLHWGEKSPTYGVPSAPTTLEGPAEELFPGGGDGPRPGPSSEQLNRFAGFGIGLASLFTENVLAHPCIVLRRQCQVNYHARHYHLTPFTIINIMYSFNKTQGPRALWKGMGSTFIVQGVTLGAEGIISEFTPLPREVSHKWNPKLIGEHLLLKCLTYVVAMPFYSASLIETVQSEIIRDNTGILECIKEGIGRVIGLGVPHSKRLLPLLSLIFPTVLHGVLHYIISSIIQKIVLLILKRKTYNSHLAESTSPMQSMLDAYFPELIANFAASLCSDVILYPLETVLHRLHIQGTRTIIDNTDLGYEVLPINTQYEGMRDCINTIKQEEGVFGFYKGFGAVIIQYTLHAAILQITKIIYSTLLQNSI
- the Slc25a46 gene encoding solute carrier family 25 member 46 isoform X2, encoding MYSFNKTQGPRALWKGMGSTFIVQGVTLGAEGIISEFTPLPREVSHKWNPKLIGEHLLLKCLTYVVAMPFYSASLIETVQSEIIRDNTGILECIKEGIGRVIGLGVPHSKRLLPLLSLIFPTVLHGVLHYIISSIIQKIVLLILKRKTYNSHLAESTSPMQSMLDAYFPELIANFAASLCSDVILYPLETVLHRLHIQGTRTIIDNTDLGYEVLPINTQYEGMRDCINTIKQEEGVFGFYKGFGAVIIQYTLHAAILQITKIIYSTLLQNSI